The genomic stretch CGGCCTAACGCGCTTTACATCAGATCTTAGGTGGACTCGCTGCGGCTCTGGTTCCGTGCCCAGATTGCCAACGCAGTCGCGATGTATTATTTCGCAGCCGGGCTAGTCGAACATCCCATCCCTATTGTGTCGTCACAAGCCAGTTATCGTTGTCCCACTCTCAGGCGTCGTACGCAAAAAGGTGATCAGATGTTTACTACTACCATATTAGTAAGTCTTCTCGTCGCGAGTGTCGTACTAATCCATTATGAAGCACTGTATAGACTCTCACTGCTCATGCCGATCGAAGCACGCATGCACCGGTATAAGATCCTAGCTGGTGTTCTGGGGGCGCTTTGCGCACATGTAATCGAGATTTGGTTATTTGCCTTGGGATACTACTTCATGGTTAACGCAGAGGCATTCGGTACTTTGACGGGCAATTTCAATTATGCCCTGTTGGATTGCGTTTACTTTTCCTTCACGGTTTATTCGACATTGGGTTTGGGTGACATCGAGCCCGCGGGCCCCATTCGATTTCTTGTCGCTCTGGAGGGCTTGACCGGGATAATGTTGATCACTTGGACAGCATCTTTCATGTTCGTTGAAATACAAAACGTCTGGACCAGCAAGTAACAAAGAGCTTGAGGGAATTATGAGTACAATGACTCGCACGGCACGCCATCACCGCTACCGGCTAGCCAGTAGAGTGCCATTGCAGGACATTACGCATTGATGTGGTCTACTAAATCCG from Gammaproteobacteria bacterium encodes the following:
- a CDS encoding two pore domain potassium channel family protein, which produces MFTTTILVSLLVASVVLIHYEALYRLSLLMPIEARMHRYKILAGVLGALCAHVIEIWLFALGYYFMVNAEAFGTLTGNFNYALLDCVYFSFTVYSTLGLGDIEPAGPIRFLVALEGLTGIMLITWTASFMFVEIQNVWTSK